In a genomic window of Echeneis naucrates chromosome 4, fEcheNa1.1, whole genome shotgun sequence:
- the rgs2 gene encoding regulator of G-protein signaling 2 — translation MEGMLPSEGHLTSADLLAEKKEIMRKNWRSRIVFLLKTNSSKPMLHLIGNRSHRPSADAVNQWAESLDKLLSHKYGTTVFSIFLKSEFCKENIEFWTACEDFKMLTSRKARASKASNIYEEFIKSEAPQEINLDLHIRNDIIENLQEPATTSFLAAQVKIYSLMENNSYPRFIHSNLYKKLCAAARQEVKYNKS, via the exons atggaaGGGATGCTGCCAAGTGAAG GCCATTTGACATCTGCTGACCTCCttgcagaaaagaaagaaataat GAGGAAAAACTGGAGAAGCAGAATAGTATTTCTTCTGAAGACAAATTCTTCAAAGCCAATGTTACATCTTATAGGAAACAGGTCCCACAG GCCATCTGCTGATGCTGTGAACCAATGGGCTGAGTCACTTGACAAGCTACTCAGTCATAAAT ATGGGACAACTGTTTTTAGTATATTTCTGAAGTCTGAGTTCTGCAAGGAGAACATTGAGTTTTGGACAGCATGTGAAGACTTCAAAATGCTGACATCACGCAAAGCGCGTGCATCCAAGGCCAGCAACATTTATGAGGAGTTCATTAAAAGTGAAGCTCCCCAAGAG ATAAACCTGGATTTACATATCAGAAATGATATCATCGAGAACCTCCAGGAGCCCGCTACCACTAGTTTTTTGGCAGCTCAAGTGAAAATCTACAGCCTGATGGAAAACAACTCCTACCCCAGGTTTATTCACTCTAACCTCTACAAAAAACTGTGTGCAGCTGCCAGACAAGAGGTCAAGTACAATAAATCCTAG
- the LOC115041912 gene encoding regulator of G-protein signaling 1-like: MSSLIIKPLNAQHFIMDRDDRKRNKSIGKNFMCRLQCMFTHASSSERLSLEDTQQWSQSLERLLESKYGLATFRNFLKSEYSDENIEFWLTCEDYKKIKSSFRMSSRAKKIYEQFIKAESPKEINIDYHTREQIKRNIKTPTMHCFDDAQRIVYGLMERDSYPRFLRSDIYRTLLENLTADATKG, encoded by the exons atgtcAAGCCTAATCATCAAACCACTCAACGCACAGCACTTCATCATGGACAGAGAtgacaggaaaagaaacaagagCAT TGGAAAGAACTTTATGTGTCGACTCCAGTGCATGTTCACACACGCATCAAGCTCTGAGAG GCTAAGTTTAGAAGATACCCAACAATGGTCACAGTCACTGGAAAGGCTTCTTGAGTCTAAAT ATGGACTGGCTACCTTTCGCAACTTTCTCAAATCAGAATACAGCGATGAGAATATTGAATTCTGGCTGACCTGTGAGGACTACAAGAAGATCAAATCTTCTTTCAGAATGTCCTCAAGGGCCAAGAAGATTTATGAGCAGTTCATCAAAGCAGAATCTCCTAAAGAG ATCAACATTGACTATCACACCCGAGAGCAGATTAAAAGGAACATCAAAACTCCCACCATGCACTGCTTTGACGATGCTCAAAGGATAGTTTATGGGTTGATGGAAAGAGACTCGTACCCACGGTTCCTGCGTTCGGACATTTATAGAACTCTCCTGGAAAACCTCACTGCAGATGCCACTAAGGGGTGA